The following is a genomic window from Balneolaceae bacterium.
AAGTATGCTTACGGCCTGCAATCGATTTATTCAACCTCAGAATATATTGGACAAGAAGTCCGTGGTTATCATATTGAACCGTTATCGACAGCTCAGGCGCCCCCAATCTGGTGGAAACCCGATCAGATCGATACAATAAAATGGCTGCAAAAAAAAGTGGCACATCAGTAAAAAAACTCACAGTTTAAACCAATCATCTTAAAACACTTAAATTATTGGATTATGGCTCGATTAATAACTTTAATATTATTTATTTCATTTCTTTTTTCCTCCATTTCATGTGCCCAGAACGATAATATGGAATCGGAAAATTCTGTTCTTCTATTTACTAAAACGGAAGGGTGGAGGCATGCATCGATAGAAGCCGGTGCGATGGCAGTAAAACAACTGGGCGAAGACAATGGCTTTAGCGTAACGTGGACAGAAGACTCGTACAGTTTTGCAGAAGAGAATCTTGCGAAATATGATGCGGTTATCTTTCTGAATACAACACTGGACGTTTTGAATGATTCTCAGCAGGACATATTTGAAAGCTACATTCAAAATGGCGGAGGATTTGTAGGAATGCATTCAGCGGCCGATACTGAGTACGACTGGCCATGGTACGGCGATTTGGTTGGAGGCTGGTTTAACAGCCACCCAAGTGATCCGAACGTTCGAGAAGCGACTGTTCTATTGGTTGATGGAGATCATCCGGCTACAGAACACCTTTCGGAAGAGTGGAACCGTGCGGACGAATGGTACAACTACAAGTATTTCAATGAAGATACAAATACCCTGCTCGAATTAGATACAAACAGTTACGAGGGTAGCGAACATCCCGGAGATCATCCAATTGCGTGGTACCACGAATATGATGGCGGGCGAGCGTTTTATACAGGCCTCGGACATACCTCGGAGTCTTTTTCTGAAGAAGCCTATCTTCAGCACATTCTCGGAGGCATTCAATATGCGATGGGAGTAGCCGACGCGGACTAATAAAGTTCCTGACTTTCATCTGTTTATGTTTAAAAAAATCAGGTTCAATGTTTGAGGTTTCATACCTTAAACATTGAACTTTAAGCATTAAACCCATTTTACTTGGCCAGAAATAACAGCTTAGATACATTTCGAAGTTTATATAACTCGCTTAGAAAGAGAGAGGAAATAAAGCCAGTTTATTACCTTTATGGGGAGGAATCATTTCTGATAGATATGCTTCAGGATGAAATTGAAAAACTGATTCCTGAAGAACAGAAAGATTTTAATTTTGATTTGATCTACGGTAATGAATCAAATCCCGCCAAGGTATTAAATATAGCAAGCAGTTACCCGATGATGGCTGAGAAGCGCGTTGTCATTGTAAGGGATTTTATGAAGCTTGATGAGAATTCACAGGGAGTAGGAATCAAGGAGTTTACAGGATATTTTAAAAACCCCAATTCTACGACCATTCTCTGTTTAATTGATACAAAATTTCCACACAGGGGCCGTGAACCGGGTAAAACTCTCAAAAAAAAGGGAAAGGAAACAGATTATTTTGCAATCCATGAGTTCAAGAAAATCGACGAAAGAGCTCTTCCCGATTGGATTATAGATTGGACGCGCCATTCTCACAAACGTCAAATCAATCCGGAAGCGGCACAGGTTTTGGCTCAACTTGTAGGACCTGATCTAAAATTACTGTCCTCAGAAATAGATAAACTGTGTACTTTTGTGGACACTTCTCAAGAGATTGAAATTGATGATATAAAAAAAATTACACAGTCATATCGCGATTATGACGTCATAGAGCTCAAAAATGCGGTTATCAAGAGAGATCTGAACCAAGCCCTCCAGATTGCGGAACAGATATTGCTTAAAAGTAATAACAGCACGGGCGAAATAATTAAGACCGTGGGGTTCTTTTACAGTGTGTTTAGTAGTATCTGGCAAATAAGCCGTTTAACGGAAAAAGGCTTGAATAAACAACAGGTCCAGGATCAATTGAATATTAAGAGCAGTTACATTTTTAATATTCAATATCAGGAAGCCTCGAAATTCAGGCTCTCAGAAATGCCAGGTATTTTTGAAGCCATGCTCGACGCAGACAGCGCCGCTAAAGGTTTCAGCACACTGGATGCCCCATCAATATTTCTCCTGCTGATTAAGCGCATCATCGGCTGATATTTTCGAGGTCGGTGTTGCGATAAATAGCAACTAAGATTTCGGAGGTATTATTATGAATGGTGCAACAGCTGTTAACCTGAGAAACATGAATGATGAAGATGTGATGGAACAACTTCAGGAAGGTGTTGTCCAGGCATTTGATATTATTGTACACAGATATAAAGACAGGCTCCATAATTTTCTGTATCGATACACTCATAATCATCAGGATTGTGAAGACCTTGTTCAGGAAACTTTTTTACGGGTCTATCGAAGCAGGCACTCCTATCAACGTATTGCTAAACTTTCTACATGGATGTACACCATCGCTTTAAATCTGGCAAAAAGCATGTACAAGAAGAAGAAACGGATGACATTAATTTCAATTCACGCCGATGAATCTGATCCGGACGACCGTGAAATGGAGATTACGGATGCCAATATTCTCCAGGATGATAAACTTCACTTAAAAAATTCCATGGGTGAACTTGAAAAAGCGTTGGATCAGTTAAATGATAACTTCAGGGAAGTCATTGTTCTGAGAGATATTCAGCAACTTACATACGAGGAGATCTCTGAAATTACCGGTGCCGCAATGGGGACCGTAAAATCAAGAATCAACCGGGCACGTTCTCAACTCCAGGAAATGATTGGAGAATACGTGGGACCAGAAACATATTAAGAGAAGGGTAATCTTCTGAAATCGGAAACATTTTTTAAATCACGGAGTATGGATTATTGTAACCTTAAAACAAACCATACTTCGTGTTATGGCTCCAGATAAAGAGAAAACACCAGATGCTGGATATTTATCCGGTAGTTCCGAGAAAAAAAGTTTAGAATCTGATTTTTCTGACAAGAATATAAACCACAACGATTCAGATAATGAGCAATTATCAATAACCGAACGGCTCAAAAATCTGCCAAAAATCAAAGCCGGTAAACAATTCGACCAAAAAATGGCTGCTTCTTTTGCTATAGAATTACAAAAAGAAGCAATACAAAGAAATAAAAGTTGGTTGGAGAAAAAACCACAAATATACCTACCGGATATTGTTACGGATCTTACGAAGAATTTCTTGTAAGTCTTTATGATTTGGATCTATTTCCAATCCTTTTTTTGCATATGACAAGGCCTCATCGAACGCTTTTATTTCAGTGAGTACCCATGCTATATTGTAATATGCATCTACAAAACTATCTTCGAGTTTAATTGCTTTTTCATAATTTTTTACAGCTTTTATATGATCGTTTTGGCGCAATTGAAAATTTCCGAGATTAAAAAAAGCCAGAGCGTTTTCAGGAGCCAAATTTGTGACATAAGTGAATAGTTCTTCAGCTTTTTCTATTTCATTGGAAGCTTCATAACAATCTGCAAGATTAGTGAGAGAGGGAATATGATCGGGATCCAATTCTAATGCATCCAGGTAGAATTTTTTAGCTAATGCAAACTCTTCCAATTCCGAATAGGCATTTGCAAGATTAAACAGGTAGGATGCGTTATCGTCTTGAATCTCTATAGCGGATTTTAAATATGTTGTTGCTTTTTTGTACTCCCCAACCAAGTAATAGCCTACACCCAGGTCATTCAAAAGAGAATGGTTTTTGGGGTCATCTTTTAATTCATTCCTTATATTTTTGATTTGGTTTTTTATATACTCTTCGCTGCTCAAAACTGAAATCCTATTTGAAGTTCTATTCTAAAATTATCCATAGTACTGGTTGAAAAAATAATTTTTGCCGGTCCTAAAATTGTTAAAGCTCCAAGGGAGAGAGAGAGCCCATGTTCAAAATCATCTGAGGGAAAAGCAAAGCTCCAGTTATCCAGAAATCTACCTGTATAAAAATTTAAATTTATAAATCTGTGATAGAAGGGTTCTACCTGTAAACCCACTGAGGCCATCTGTATATTTCTTGATGATACTTCATAGGGTTCCAATCCTCCAAAACGGATGTAATTATAAAAAGGATCATATCGATTTGGGGATTTCCAGTATTCCCAGGGCAAATCACTTCCTGTGGTGTATCCCATCCAGAGCGTATTTGTAAGTGATACATCATCGTGTAAAGCGTAATAGCCTTCATAAAATAGATCAGAAGATGTAAAATTGAGTTCACTCATTAAAATTTCATGGCTGTAATATCCTTCAATCACAAGTTTACGTCCGGAAGTAGGGTATCCTTTCCTGTTTAGTTTATCACGTATATATCTGATAAATGCAGAGTGATAATTTTGATCAGAAGCTTTAACTCCGTTATAATTTATTCGGTCTGAATGCCTGTTAAAGTCCCTTCGAACTCCCATAGCAACAAGATTTTGGATACTAAAATAATTTCCGGCAGATAGTTCGGCTCTAAACAGCTCATCTTTAAATTGAGCGGCTCTTCTGTCTGGGAAAAACCAATTAACGTTTTCTGATGTATATTCGAGACTTGTCAACAAAGCGAGATTAGAGCCCAAAGCACCATAATAGATATGATCAGCCCGCATGTTTATTCGATCTCCAAGACGTATTTCACCCCTTGTTAAAGATCCATTATGTACCAGGTTCTGAAAATTCCCTTCAAATAAAACAGATGCCTGGGAATCTGAATCATACCGGAGACCTACATTAAATTCATCTGTTTCGTTTTCTTCTATATTAATTTGAAGCGTGTAATACTCATTCGGTCCGGGCAGTAATCGATAAGTAACATTGTTGATATATTGTGAACTATAGAGCTTGGCAACTCTCTCCTCGATAGTTTCTATTTCCAACGTGCTTTTTGGAATAAAGTCAAGTTGATTCAAAATAAATGAATCATCATAAAATGAATTACCACGAATATCTATTCTATCTACAGGAAATTCCCCTGTATTTTCGATCCCCTTTCTTTCAGGAGGAGCTGATATTTGTCTGTCCGCAATTTTTTTAAAATCCTCTAAGTGTCTTTTTCCAGCTTCTATGCCAATTTCCAAAAATTTATCTGTCAAATCAAAATCTGCCGCAGAATATGGTTCAAGTTCATCAATACGAACTACATAATCGGCCATTTCTCGCTGAACATCAGCATAATCATGAATTCTGAATAAAAGACTCTGGTTTAATACTTTAGTTAATGTATTAAGGCTGTCTTTTTCCATGAGAGGGGAGCTTACATCCACAGCAATGGTATAATCAGCACCCATTTCTATAGCATCTTCAACGGGAATGTTTCGAATTAGTCCACCATCTACGTACAACTTGCCATCTATTTCGTGTGGACTAAAAATGGATGGAATTGAAATACTGGCACGAAGTACATCAGGTAAATGGCCAGACCGAAAAACCTTTGCATTACCTGTTTCAAGATTTGTAGCAACTGCGGCAAAAGGAATATCAAAATCATCAAAATGTTCTACTCCATGAACATTTTGAGTCAAACGCGAGAGAAAAGTATATACATTTTGCCCGGAAATGAAACCCATCGGCAGATCGATCTTTTTCTCATTAATGGGGAAAGTTGCAATTGTACGTGCATCATTTATTTTTTCGTAGTTGGATATATACCGCCGATCAGGTTTTTCAGAAAAAAGCTCTGTAAAATTATTTGAAGTGGCAATTTCTAACAATTGATCACTTGTATATCCAATTGCATATAACCCGCCAACAAGACTTCCCATGCTTGTACCGGTAATATAATCAATGCGAATTCCGGCTTCATCAATCGCCTGAATAACTCCTATGTGAGCAATGCCTAAAGCTCCGCCACCACTCAGTACAAGTCCCACTCGCAATGAATCTTTTCCCTGGGGATCTTTTTCTTGAAAATTAAGTTGTTGTGCATCAATTGCTGTTAAGGAAAGAGCAAAAAAAAGCACAAAACAAAAGAGTATTTTAAGAGGTGAGTACATCTTTAATGACAACGTATTTACATGCTTAAATAAGTATATAAAATTGATCTCTGTTGAGACTTTTGAAAACAGATTTGCAGGTTGGTTTTGCTGTACGTGGATACCTTGAAATTTCTAAACCCTTCGATATCAATCCAGCAGCCAGACGGCGCAGTATTGCAATGCTCATATTCCATCAGACGTGATGAACATGAACAATGTTACTTTATATCTATTTCAAAGCCTTCTTTGTTAAGTATTTTTTCAATCTTTTTTGTGTGTGAACCCTGAATGGTAATTGTTTTTCCTTCAATGTGTCCACCTGCTCCGCATGAACTTTTTAATTTTTTAGCCAACTTTTCAATAACCTGTGGGTTATGTTTAATGTTGGAAATGACCGTCATTTGATTTCCCGTTCGCGGATTTCGTTCTTCGTGAATTTTTAAAACCAATTATGCCTCTTTTTTATGTCGGATTAAATATCTATTGCTTTCTATACGTTTTAAAAAAATAGTTTAGCTCTTTAAATGAAGGCTTTGCAAAACCGTGGTTATCGGTCAATCTGAACTCGATTCAGATTCTCCACTCGTCTTTATAGCCTGTATCTGGAGATCCTGAATCAAGTTCAGGATGACGGTCAGAGTTTTGCAAAGCCTTCTAAATAAACGTTTTTGATTTCGTATAAACTCTTTAAGTTTGCAGACTGTTTAAGAGGTATAAAAATAGTTAAATTTAATGCCATAGGTAAGTCTCCAAAAAGAAAAGAGGAATAACATTGCAAATTATTAAAATGGAAATTTTAGGGTTGTCCACAAGTCCCAGTAGTGGCGGTGCTTATGCACTTATATTGTCTGAGGAAGAAGGTAATAAGCGACTTCCCATTATTATTGGCACTTTTGAAGCTCAAGCAATTGCGTTAGAACTGGAGAGCATCAAACCGCCACGCCCCATGACGCATGATCTTTTGAAGAATATGGTACTCAGTTTTAATTCCGATGTTCAAAAAGTGGTGATAAATGACTTAAGTGAGGGTACATTTTATGCGCAAATTCATTACAACCAGAACGATAATAAAGTACAACTTGATGCTCGCCCAAGTGACGCGATAGCACTCGCTATTCGATTCGGTGCTCCGATCTATGTTGAACAGAAAGTTTTAGATGAGGCTGGAATTGAGACTGACGAATCATCCGAAGTTAAAAAGGGATCAATAGATCAACCCAATGAAGCCGAGAGAGAACTTACTCAGCTTGAAAAACTGGAGAATGAACTTCAAACAGCTATTGAAACCGAAAATTATGAAAAAGCGGCTAAGATTCGCGATCAAATAAAAAAATTAAAAGGATAAAGTGGACATATCAGATATATCTTTTCTCAATCTGCCATTTAATAAATTATTTCAAGATTATATAAACAACCCTCAAAAATTAGAGCCTTTCTTTCAAACA
Proteins encoded in this region:
- a CDS encoding ThuA domain-containing protein is translated as MARLITLILFISFLFSSISCAQNDNMESENSVLLFTKTEGWRHASIEAGAMAVKQLGEDNGFSVTWTEDSYSFAEENLAKYDAVIFLNTTLDVLNDSQQDIFESYIQNGGGFVGMHSAADTEYDWPWYGDLVGGWFNSHPSDPNVREATVLLVDGDHPATEHLSEEWNRADEWYNYKYFNEDTNTLLELDTNSYEGSEHPGDHPIAWYHEYDGGRAFYTGLGHTSESFSEEAYLQHILGGIQYAMGVADAD
- a CDS encoding patatin-like phospholipase family protein; its protein translation is MLFFALSLTAIDAQQLNFQEKDPQGKDSLRVGLVLSGGGALGIAHIGVIQAIDEAGIRIDYITGTSMGSLVGGLYAIGYTSDQLLEIATSNNFTELFSEKPDRRYISNYEKINDARTIATFPINEKKIDLPMGFISGQNVYTFLSRLTQNVHGVEHFDDFDIPFAAVATNLETGNAKVFRSGHLPDVLRASISIPSIFSPHEIDGKLYVDGGLIRNIPVEDAIEMGADYTIAVDVSSPLMEKDSLNTLTKVLNQSLLFRIHDYADVQREMADYVVRIDELEPYSAADFDLTDKFLEIGIEAGKRHLEDFKKIADRQISAPPERKGIENTGEFPVDRIDIRGNSFYDDSFILNQLDFIPKSTLEIETIEERVAKLYSSQYINNVTYRLLPGPNEYYTLQINIEENETDEFNVGLRYDSDSQASVLFEGNFQNLVHNGSLTRGEIRLGDRINMRADHIYYGALGSNLALLTSLEYTSENVNWFFPDRRAAQFKDELFRAELSAGNYFSIQNLVAMGVRRDFNRHSDRINYNGVKASDQNYHSAFIRYIRDKLNRKGYPTSGRKLVIEGYYSHEILMSELNFTSSDLFYEGYYALHDDVSLTNTLWMGYTTGSDLPWEYWKSPNRYDPFYNYIRFGGLEPYEVSSRNIQMASVGLQVEPFYHRFINLNFYTGRFLDNWSFAFPSDDFEHGLSLSLGALTILGPAKIIFSTSTMDNFRIELQIGFQF
- the holA gene encoding DNA polymerase III subunit delta — its product is MARNNSLDTFRSLYNSLRKREEIKPVYYLYGEESFLIDMLQDEIEKLIPEEQKDFNFDLIYGNESNPAKVLNIASSYPMMAEKRVVIVRDFMKLDENSQGVGIKEFTGYFKNPNSTTILCLIDTKFPHRGREPGKTLKKKGKETDYFAIHEFKKIDERALPDWIIDWTRHSHKRQINPEAAQVLAQLVGPDLKLLSSEIDKLCTFVDTSQEIEIDDIKKITQSYRDYDVIELKNAVIKRDLNQALQIAEQILLKSNNSTGEIIKTVGFFYSVFSSIWQISRLTEKGLNKQQVQDQLNIKSSYIFNIQYQEASKFRLSEMPGIFEAMLDADSAAKGFSTLDAPSIFLLLIKRIIG
- a CDS encoding translation initiation factor yields the protein MVLKIHEERNPRTGNQMTVISNIKHNPQVIEKLAKKLKSSCGAGGHIEGKTITIQGSHTKKIEKILNKEGFEIDIK
- a CDS encoding sigma-70 family RNA polymerase sigma factor, which produces MNGATAVNLRNMNDEDVMEQLQEGVVQAFDIIVHRYKDRLHNFLYRYTHNHQDCEDLVQETFLRVYRSRHSYQRIAKLSTWMYTIALNLAKSMYKKKKRMTLISIHADESDPDDREMEITDANILQDDKLHLKNSMGELEKALDQLNDNFREVIVLRDIQQLTYEEISEITGAAMGTVKSRINRARSQLQEMIGEYVGPETY
- a CDS encoding tetratricopeptide repeat protein, with the protein product MSSEEYIKNQIKNIRNELKDDPKNHSLLNDLGVGYYLVGEYKKATTYLKSAIEIQDDNASYLFNLANAYSELEEFALAKKFYLDALELDPDHIPSLTNLADCYEASNEIEKAEELFTYVTNLAPENALAFFNLGNFQLRQNDHIKAVKNYEKAIKLEDSFVDAYYNIAWVLTEIKAFDEALSYAKKGLEIDPNHKDLQEILRKIRNNIR
- a CDS encoding bifunctional nuclease family protein; the protein is MQIIKMEILGLSTSPSSGGAYALILSEEEGNKRLPIIIGTFEAQAIALELESIKPPRPMTHDLLKNMVLSFNSDVQKVVINDLSEGTFYAQIHYNQNDNKVQLDARPSDAIALAIRFGAPIYVEQKVLDEAGIETDESSEVKKGSIDQPNEAERELTQLEKLENELQTAIETENYEKAAKIRDQIKKLKG